Proteins encoded within one genomic window of Corynebacterium aurimucosum:
- the msrB gene encoding peptide-methionine (R)-S-oxide reductase MsrB — MTDFKLIADAEWRKRLSPEEYHVLRDAGTEAPHVGEYTNTTAEGVYSCRACGAELFRSTEKFESHCGWPSFFSPLAGDAIIEREDNSLGMRRIEVLCANCESHLGHVFEGEGYDTPTDLRYCINSICLDLEEKPVED; from the coding sequence ATGACTGATTTCAAGCTCATTGCTGATGCTGAATGGCGCAAGCGCCTAAGTCCGGAGGAATACCACGTCCTGCGCGATGCTGGCACCGAGGCACCGCACGTCGGTGAATACACCAACACCACCGCCGAGGGTGTGTACTCCTGCCGGGCCTGCGGTGCCGAGCTCTTCCGCTCCACGGAAAAGTTCGAGTCGCACTGCGGTTGGCCGTCCTTCTTCTCCCCTTTGGCCGGCGACGCCATCATTGAGCGTGAAGACAATTCACTGGGCATGCGCCGCATCGAGGTGCTGTGCGCCAACTGCGAATCCCACCTTGGACACGTCTTCGAAGGCGAAGGCTACGATACGCCGACGGACCTGCGCTACTGCATTAATTCCATCTGCCTCGACCTAGAAGAAAAGCCGGTCGAGGACTAG
- the hemQ gene encoding hydrogen peroxide-dependent heme synthase, which yields MSKVNFAELNKVQRYSQHAVFQVIPGALGTEREEIVAQAQKFFAELEDAGVVTVRGIYDLSGMRESADYMIWWHAEEFADIQKAFADFRRETVLGQVSEVTWVGNALHRPAEFNKSHLPSFIMDEEPGEWISVYPFVRSYDWYTMDEEKRRRILMEHGMQGRDYPDVRANTVPAFALGDYEWILAFEAPELHRIVDLMYLMRYTEARHHVREEIPFHTGRRVKDVAELIAILP from the coding sequence ATGTCGAAGGTCAACTTCGCCGAGCTCAACAAGGTCCAGCGCTACTCGCAGCACGCGGTATTTCAGGTGATCCCGGGTGCGTTGGGCACGGAGCGCGAGGAGATCGTGGCACAAGCACAGAAGTTCTTTGCTGAGCTCGAGGACGCAGGCGTGGTTACCGTTCGCGGTATCTACGATCTCTCCGGGATGCGGGAGAGCGCTGATTACATGATCTGGTGGCACGCGGAAGAATTCGCCGACATCCAAAAGGCTTTCGCGGATTTCCGCCGCGAGACCGTCCTGGGCCAGGTTTCTGAGGTGACGTGGGTAGGAAATGCTTTGCACCGCCCGGCGGAGTTCAACAAATCTCACCTGCCGTCCTTCATCATGGACGAAGAACCTGGCGAGTGGATTTCTGTCTATCCCTTCGTGCGTTCCTACGACTGGTACACCATGGATGAAGAAAAGCGCCGCCGCATCCTCATGGAGCATGGCATGCAGGGCCGTGATTACCCGGATGTGCGCGCAAACACCGTGCCGGCCTTCGCGCTGGGTGACTATGAGTGGATCCTGGCCTTTGAGGCCCCAGAGCTGCACCGCATCGTGGACCTGATGTACCTGATGCGCTACACCGAGGCTCGCCACCACGTGCGTGAGGAAATTCCCTTCCACACCGGCCGCCGCGTGAAGGACGTCGCTGAGCTCATCGCTATCCTGCCTTAA
- a CDS encoding DUF3000 domain-containing protein yields the protein MHDRAAASSAESRPAEPSTPTAFTEAVESLHAAQLRPEITLGTIRPPQRLAPFSHAIGLEVERTEHGDLIPTDSEGDAFGRLILLHDPGAEEAWEGAMRLVAYIQADLDDAVAGDPLLPDVAWEWLTESLDVREATHTNLGGTVTSTASVRFGEIGGPPRAYQLEMRASWTASGLDLAPHVEAFAQVLSLVAGLPPEGVAELGR from the coding sequence CTGCACGATCGCGCCGCCGCCTCTTCCGCCGAATCGCGCCCTGCGGAGCCGAGCACTCCGACCGCCTTCACGGAGGCCGTCGAGTCCCTCCATGCCGCACAGCTGCGCCCCGAAATCACCTTGGGCACCATCCGCCCACCGCAACGCCTGGCTCCATTCAGCCACGCTATCGGCCTCGAGGTTGAGCGCACAGAACACGGGGACCTTATCCCTACTGACTCTGAAGGCGATGCCTTCGGCCGCCTCATCCTGTTGCACGACCCAGGCGCTGAGGAAGCATGGGAAGGTGCGATGCGCCTGGTGGCCTACATCCAGGCAGACTTGGACGATGCCGTCGCCGGGGACCCGCTGCTTCCCGACGTCGCCTGGGAATGGCTCACTGAATCCCTCGACGTGCGCGAAGCTACGCATACGAACTTGGGAGGCACCGTTACCTCGACCGCTTCCGTTCGTTTCGGCGAAATTGGCGGACCACCGCGCGCCTACCAATTAGAAATGCGCGCCTCGTGGACTGCTTCCGGTCTGGATCTCGCCCCACACGTCGAAGCTTTTGCGCAAGTCCTCTCCCT